One Fusarium oxysporum f. sp. lycopersici 4287 chromosome 8, whole genome shotgun sequence genomic region harbors:
- a CDS encoding hypothetical protein (At least one base has a quality score < 10) yields the protein MLFLRHFLIRRTFGEECNQTIDSKSSDPGAGDSTNDTPQKLSFNRPSSSFLRATDSRSASVSQGSPFISQAPSPAGGFTSSVSYGQLHYGGCHFGHISQHNGLPLLSEEGRQWIISKTGHEVILNPGATDHSNPSKSPAPHVYHDQRDLYELPERSTTEKAFDAFIHSSFSLVFPVVERVLFKDTIELAYQPYTGDVPSLEHLSAKVGVLAFLSTIVLFQDTFADTASIDPDLCATKARYLLTDVLEIASINNLQIVFMLNMHEIFSGRLRSGAMFHAIACRMVFTLGGHTYISSKPRSSQVTRSERERRQIRMLFWLCYIFDKDIALRTGQPPLMSDDYCDLTLPETYFECYEYLPKLNESLPQVSFEEESLMPHLPGDPRLSQLKDKTSRLLYSAQAAKKSHAQLLCDIRELDEELEAWRQSVPPSFRPALSITDESQVAVQGMHLPRSMRHITLHLDYHHLMIAIHRASGRCMEPDPGNPNDQPEWVPGVESSNALALEASRSTLVYLRAAMCGVAGEAFWIIVFYPTAAMITLFFNILMYPLHERAEQDLELLKAAADLINNLPVRRLTTCEVSHMKLINDFVVELVRLGRSAICKANMERDHELDRQLMIIH from the exons ATGCTCTTTCTCAGACACTTTCTAATCAGAAGAACCTTCGGGGAGGAGTGCAACCAAACCATTGACTCCAAG AGTTCAGACCCTGGTGCTGGAGACTCAACCAACGATACCCCTCAAAAGTTGTCATTCAAccggccatcttcttcctttttgaGAGCTACAGATTCGAGATCTGCAAGCGTATCCCAAGGATCTCCGTTTATATCTCAAGCCCCATCTCCTGCTGGCGGCTTCACCAGCTCTGTTTCCTATGGACAACTCCATTATGGTGGCTGCCACTTTGGCCACATCAGTCAGCATAACGGACTACCTCTGCTTTCAGAAGAGGGAAGACAATGGATAATTTCAAAGACTGGTCACGAAGTTATTCTTAATCCGGGCGCCACAGACCACTCCAACCCTTCCAAATCGCCTGCACCTCACGTTTACCATGACCAACGCGACTTGTACGAACTTCCTGAAAGAAGTACCACAGAGAAAGCTTTCGATGCGTTTATCCATTCCTCTTTCAGTTTGGTGTTTCCCGTCGTGGAACGGGTTCTGTTCAAGGATACCATCGAACTAGCGTATCAGCCTTACACAGGTGATGTCCCTTCTTTGGAGCATCTCAGTGCCAaggttggtgttttggcTTTTCTTTCAACGATAGTACTCTTCCAAGACACATTTGCAGATACAGCAAGTATCGACCCAGACTTATGTGCCACAAAGGCACGTTATCTACTCACAGACGTCCTGGAAATAGCTAGTATCAACAACCTTCAAATAGTCTTCATGCTG AACATGCATGAGATATTCTCTGGACGCCTTCGGTCCGGTGCCATGTTCCATGCCATTGCTTGCCGCATGGTTTTCACCCTTGGCGGCCATACGTACATATCAAGTAAACCACGAAGCTCGCAAGTTACACGCTCAGAGAGGGAACGGCGCCAAATTCGCATGCTATTCTGGCTATGCTATATCTTCGATAAAGATATTGCTCTACGGACAGGTCAACCGCCACTCATGTCCGACGACTATTGCGATCTCACCCTTCCAGAGACCTATTTCGAATGCTATGAATACCTTCCCAAACTCAACGAAAGCCTCCCCCAAGTTTCCTTCGAAGAAGAGAGTCTCATGCCTCACCTTCCGGGCGACCCTCGCCTGAGCCAACTCAAAGACAAAACTAGTCGTCTGCTATATTCGGCTCAGGCCGCTAAGAAGTCTCATGCCCAGCTACTTTGCGACATCCGAGAGCTTGACGAAGAGCTCGAAGCCTGGAGGCAATCCGTACCCCCTTCATTCCGTCCTGCACTCTCAATCACCGACGAGTCCCAAGTCGCTGTTCAAGGGATGCATCTTCCACGCAGTATGAGACATATCACTCTGCATTTGGACTATCATCATCTGATGATTGCAATCCATCGAGCAAGTGGCAGGTGCATGGAGCCTGATCCCGGAAACCCTAACGACCAGCCGGAATGGGTCCCTGGGGTTGAGTCGAGTAATGCTCTTGCGCTGGAAGCTAGTCGTTCGACACTTGTGTACTTGCGCGCAGCGATGTGTGGAGTCGCTGGTGAAGCATTCTG GATTATTGTCTTCTATCCCACAGCAGCCATGAtcactctcttcttcaacatcctaATGTATCCGCTTCACGAACGAGCTGAGCAagaccttgagcttctcaaagcAGCCGCTGATCTAATCAACAATCTTCCGGTGCGGCGACTGACTACTTGCGAAGTCTCACATATGAAGCTCATCAATGACTTTGTTGTTGAGCTGGTTCGACTTGGAAGGAGTGCAATCTGCAAAGCAAATATGGAAAGAGATCATGAGCTTGACAGACAGTTGATGATTATACACTAG